In Brassica napus cultivar Da-Ae chromosome A3, Da-Ae, whole genome shotgun sequence, the sequence CATCCGCCACCATAACCGCCTCCGTATCCAAAAGCATCTCCACGACGTAGCTTCCATACTTTGTAAGCGATAGGTAAACGCAATGGCCCCTGAGGCTAACCGCAACATCACGCGTGCAACGCAAGTCATTGAGCTGAAGCACGCGTTGGACCACACGGCTCCCAAAAGCATGGTCGCTTAACTGGTGAGCGTTGCGCGCCACTACGTACAAGAGCCGCCCTCCGTAGAAAGAGCGCGGGTCCGAGTCGTCTATGATCTCGTTCAGCACGACGTAGCCGTCCGCGTCGCACGCTAGGTTAACCGCGTCGCAGAGAAGGTGGTCGTACATCGCTGCTCTCTTCTCCTGGCTGAAAACACGCATCCCTCGTAACGCGAGGCGGGACGAGTCACCGTCGCACATGACGTCGAAGAAGCGGCTCAAGATAGCGATCAAGAAGAAGTTGTCCAAGTCGTCTGTTCTTCCGAGGAGGTCTTGCATGCGGTTGGAGCCGTTCTCGTTTCTCGCGGTCTGCAAGAAGGGAGCGTTGTTTGACGTCAGGAGCGAGACCATCCTCCGGAGATCGTTTCCGTCACCTAATCTTGCGACCAGCTCTCTAAACTGAGACGCATCGCTGCTAGTCATTAACCTGAACAAGGACTGCGTACACGTGGCCGTTTCTTGAGGAGTTAAGGCGGCGGAGGAGCGAAATGAGTTGAGTAAAGATTGATTCTCTTCGGTAAGATCGACTCCTCTTCTTGGTGGTGAGGTGAATCCTCGACGAGGAGGAACCGTCGGGTGATCGCCGCCGTTTGCCATTATATACGTTAACGCTCTGAGTTTTGGTAGTGTGATTGTAGAGAATGAGAAAGTGTTGAGATATGTGGAGCGATATATGCCTATTTATATTATGTGTTGTATTAAATACtaatcactattttttttagcATAGCCTTTTGTATCAaaaacaacaattttttttaaaaaattgtgcaCTCAATTTATACAATTCAATAATATTGTTATTCTATAATATTCTACAAATTCAACTAAGATTAAATGAAACAAACCATATAAGCAAACTACCATAAAATCGAATTTGAATCATAAACGACAAATTCAATTAACCGCTCCTCAGATTTCCGGTTTATTCTTAACCGTGGCATTTATTCCGGTTCGTACCGTTAACCGCAGCATTTCAAAGCTTTGATTTCTCCACACACTCTCCAACAGTCCGTGTTCTTTTCGGTTAGTGTCAATCGGTTCTTATGCTGAATCGAATTCTCTGCCAAGGAAGAAAGCTTCATGCTCATCTCGTGACATCTGGTACCTCTCGCTTGACGTGAATTGCAGCTAAGCTCGTGGAATGTGGGAGTGTTACAGATGCTgggaaggtgttcgatgaaatgcctaaGAGAGATATTAGTAGATGTGTTGTCATGATTCGGGCTTATGCTCGAAACGGGTATTACCAGGAACTAGATAACTCAGGAATGGATTGCTTCTATCCAGTTTGTACGCCAATGGTGGTAGTTGGGAAAGTGTTGTaagaatgaagaagatgataaagAAGAAGAGGTTGATAAGGTTTCCAGGCAGCAGCTGGGTAAGTACTGTTTGATCCTTCTCGTTTTTGATCATCAAACCTGGCTTAGATTTTGATGaatgttatatacatatattaacaaaaaatcacTAAAAGTTCACAACATTTAATGTTCAAT encodes:
- the LOC106441574 gene encoding putative pumilio homolog 19, with the protein product MANGGDHPTVPPRRGFTSPPRRGVDLTEENQSLLNSFRSSAALTPQETATCTQSLFRLMTSSDASQFRELVARLGDGNDLRRMVSLLTSNNAPFLQTARNENGSNRMQDLLGRTDDLDNFFLIAILSRFFDVMCDGDSSRLALRGMRVFSQEKRAAMYDHLLCDAVNLACDADGYVVLNEIIDDSDPRSFYGGRLLYVVARNAHQLSDHAFGSRVVQRVLQLNDLRCTRDVAVSLRGHCVYLSLTKYGSYVVEMLLDTEAVMVADELLWGCNGEELALLARNEFGSFVVLKALRVTREMYRRDLFGVLVDKLMPFVHHLGGFHGRVRAFLDRL